A genomic stretch from Desulfotignum balticum DSM 7044 includes:
- a CDS encoding VanZ family protein, with the protein MSYSRKKQWLALLFTAVVILIMAGSLMPMAEIPESEKTWQEKIMSMIFNLMHVPMYGVLTLVSLYYFAHIRFSRRAGTIVTIVIAMSVGVLVEVLQMYVPGRFGSLSDIGLNAAGMAGGLILFYKIRCKSGG; encoded by the coding sequence ATGTCTTACAGCAGAAAAAAACAATGGCTGGCGTTATTGTTCACAGCGGTGGTGATTCTGATCATGGCCGGATCCCTCATGCCCATGGCGGAAATACCGGAGTCTGAAAAAACATGGCAGGAAAAAATAATGTCTATGATTTTCAACCTGATGCATGTTCCCATGTATGGGGTATTGACCCTGGTGTCTCTTTATTATTTTGCGCACATCCGGTTTTCCCGGCGGGCCGGCACAATAGTCACCATTGTGATTGCCATGTCTGTGGGGGTTCTTGTGGAGGTGCTTCAGATGTATGTGCCGGGCCGTTTTGGCAGTTTGTCCGATATCGGGTTGAATGCCGCCGGCATGGCCGGAGGACTGATCTTGTTTTATAAAATTCGTTGCAAATCAGGAGGATAG
- a CDS encoding peptide chain release factor 3 yields MESDTIDRARVREINKRRTFAIISHPDAGKTTLTEKLLLFGGAITQAGAVKSRKTDRAALSDFLSIEQERGISVSSSVMKFEYKGYEINLLDTPGHQDFSEDTYRVLTAVDCAVMIIDNAKGVEPQTRKLMEVCRMRNTPIITFINKLDREGLDPLDIFEDIEDKLQIECVPLTWPIGMGKRFKGVYNFETRELGIFTPGYTPKDDDGIMIQDLSDPRLDELIASSQADQLREDVELIKGASDPFDMSLYLSGTQTPVFFGSAINNFGVKEMLDAFVKIAPPPGIRPAQSRDVNPMESDFSGFAFKIQANMDPEHRDRIAFFRICSGKFVKGMKVKHHRIGKEIRLSNATMFMAQERSHVEEAYPGDIIGIHNHGTIKIGDTFTTKEPLTFLGIPSFAPEHFRRVLLKDPLKTKSLNKGLTQLAEEGTIQVFRPLMGNMHVIGAVGVLQFDVTMARLKAEYNVNAGYESIDLSVARWVTCEDEKMLKLFRQKNESSLALDAEGCLTFMTTSEYQLGFVMEEWPDIQFHKTREHNIQSSGF; encoded by the coding sequence ATGGAATCAGACACCATAGACAGGGCAAGGGTTCGGGAGATCAATAAACGCCGGACCTTTGCCATTATTTCCCACCCGGATGCCGGGAAAACCACTTTGACCGAAAAACTGCTGCTGTTCGGCGGGGCCATCACCCAGGCCGGTGCCGTGAAATCCAGAAAAACCGACCGGGCCGCGTTGTCCGATTTTCTGTCCATTGAACAGGAACGCGGCATTTCCGTTTCCTCTTCAGTCATGAAGTTTGAATACAAAGGGTATGAGATCAATCTGCTGGACACGCCCGGGCATCAGGATTTTTCCGAAGATACCTACCGGGTGCTCACGGCCGTGGACTGCGCGGTCATGATCATCGACAATGCCAAAGGCGTGGAGCCCCAGACCCGGAAACTCATGGAGGTGTGCCGCATGCGCAACACCCCCATCATCACCTTTATCAACAAACTGGACAGGGAAGGGCTGGATCCGCTGGATATTTTCGAGGATATCGAAGACAAACTCCAGATCGAATGCGTGCCGTTGACATGGCCCATCGGCATGGGCAAGCGGTTTAAAGGGGTGTATAATTTCGAAACCAGAGAACTGGGGATTTTCACTCCGGGATATACGCCCAAAGATGATGACGGTATCATGATTCAGGATTTGTCCGACCCCCGGCTGGATGAACTGATCGCTTCATCCCAGGCGGATCAGCTCAGAGAAGATGTGGAGCTCATCAAAGGGGCATCCGATCCCTTTGACATGTCCTTGTATCTTTCCGGGACCCAGACCCCGGTGTTTTTCGGTTCAGCCATCAACAATTTCGGGGTCAAGGAAATGCTGGATGCGTTTGTGAAAATTGCGCCCCCGCCCGGGATCCGGCCGGCCCAGTCCCGGGATGTCAACCCCATGGAAAGCGATTTCTCAGGGTTTGCCTTTAAGATTCAGGCCAACATGGACCCGGAACACCGGGACCGGATCGCATTTTTCCGCATCTGTTCCGGCAAGTTTGTCAAAGGAATGAAGGTGAAGCATCACCGCATCGGAAAAGAGATCCGCCTGTCCAATGCCACCATGTTCATGGCCCAGGAACGCAGCCATGTGGAAGAAGCCTATCCCGGTGACATTATCGGGATCCACAATCACGGCACCATCAAGATCGGGGATACGTTCACCACCAAAGAGCCGTTGACATTTTTAGGGATTCCCAGTTTTGCGCCCGAGCATTTCCGGCGGGTCCTGCTCAAGGATCCCCTCAAGACCAAGTCGTTGAACAAGGGATTGACCCAGCTGGCTGAAGAAGGTACCATCCAGGTGTTCCGGCCGTTGATGGGAAACATGCACGTGATCGGAGCCGTGGGCGTGCTGCAGTTTGACGTGACCATGGCCCGGCTGAAAGCGGAATACAATGTCAATGCCGGGTATGAATCCATTGACCTGTCCGTGGCCAGATGGGTTACCTGCGAGGATGAAAAAATGCTGAAACTTTTCCGGCAGAAAAACGAGTCCAGCCTTGCCCTGGATGCGGAAGGGTGCCTGACGTTCATGACCACCAGCGAATATCAGCTGGGATTTGTCATGGAAGAATGGCCGGACATCCAATTTCACAAGACCCGGGAACACAATATCCAATCTTCTGGCTTTTGA